ATGGCGATTCCGAGTGGGCGACGGGCAGCAGCTACAGCCTGGCCGATCACGTCTACGACCTGAGATGCCTGGTGAAGTCCGAGGGGTTGGAGAGATTCGCGATCGTCGGCCACTCGATGGGAGGCATGGTCAGCTTGGCCTATGCCGGGGCCTTTCCGGAACAAGTGTCGCGGCTGGTCGTGCTCGACGGCGTGACCAATTTTCCGGCGAGAAAAGTCAAGCCGATCGACGTGCGGATCGCCGAATGGGTATCCGATCTCGACAAGACGGCGCAGCGAAAGGCGCATCGCTACGCTTCGGTGGCCGATGGCGCCGATCGAATCCAGGCGCGCAATGCCAGGCTGACGCGCGAGCAGGCGATGCATCTGGCCACCCATGCGCTGAAGCAGGACGCCGACGGCGGATACTGCTGGAAGTTCGATCCCTATCTGCGCGCCCGCGCGCCGTACCGGCTGTCGCTGGAGGACCACATCGCGCTGTGGTCGCGCATCGCGTGCCCGACACTGCTGGTCTCGGGCAGCGAGAGCTTCCTGCCCGATCCCGCGGCCGCCGGGGTACTCGGACATTTCCGGCAGGCCGAGCTGGTGCGGATCGAAGGCGCGGCACACTGGCTGCAGCACGACAAGCCCGAGGAAGTCCTGAAGGCCCTCAACGGCTTTCTGGCCGCCGCGGCTGAACCGGCGTTGTCAGCCGGAGGCTAGCCGCGCCCACAGCGCCGCAGGCGTTGCGCGCCCGCCGCGGGACTATTCGGCGGCGACAGCAAGACAGTTGTTTTCCAGCTCCGCTTCCAGCCGCGCCTTCTCGGCCATCGCCTTGCCGATGCTCTGTTCCTTGATGTGGCCGTAGCCGCGGATCGTTTCCGGCAGCCGCGCCAGTCTGGCCAGCAGCGGAATCTGTTCGTCCTTCAGATTTGCGGAGCGTTGCTCGATCATCGCGAGGTAGTCGTCGATCAGCCTGCGTTCGGTTTTCCGCTCGGCGGTGTAGCCGAACGGATCGAACGCCGTGCCGCGCAGGAATTTGAGCCGCGCCAGCTGCCGGAACGCGTGCATCATCCAGCCGCCATACTCCTTCTTCAGCAAATGGCCGGTCGCCTTGTCGCGGCGCGCGAAGACGGGTGGGGCGAGATAAAATTTGAGGCGGACGTCGCCGTCGAATTTCTCGCCGAGCTTGGCGGCGAAGGAGCCGTCGGTGTAGAGCCGCGCCACCTCGTATTCGTCCTTGTAGGCCATCAGCTTGAACAGGTTCTTCGCCACCGCCTCGGTGAGTTCGCTGGAACCGGGCGCGGTCTTGGTTTCGGCGGTGCGAACCCGGGCGACCGCTGCGAGATAGCTGTCGGCGTAGGACTGATCCTGGTACTCGCTCAGGAACTTGGCCCGGTAGGCGATCGTTTCATCCAGCGTCCGGGTTGCCGGCGCCGCGGCGCGGGATCGGAACTGGATGACGCTGCGAACGCGTGCGAGATCGTGCGCCGCCAGCCTGCCCCAGGAGAACGCCTGCTTGTTCATCTCGATTGCGGCGCCGTTGATCTCGATGGCGCGCAGGATCGCTTCCAGCGAAAGCGGAATGGTGCCCTTCTGGAAGGCATAGCCGAGCAGGAACGAATTGGTGGCGATGCTGTCGCCCATCAGGGCCGACGCAATGCCGGTGGCGTCGAGGATGTCGAGATTCCTGTCGCCGATGGCCTCGCGCAGCGCGCCCTGCATCGCATTCATCTCGAAATCGATATCGGGATTCATCACGAAGCTTGCGGTGGGCTGCAGGTCGGCGTTGACGATGGCCCGGGTCGCGCCGCGCTCGACACGGCTGAGCGCGGTGTCGTTGGCGGAAACCACGATGTCGCAGCCGAGAATGAGGTCGGCGCCGCCAGAGGCGATCCGCACCGTGGCGATGTCCTCGGGAGCCGGTGCGATCCGGACATGGCTCATCACGGCGCCGTTCTTTTGCGATAGCCCGGTGAAGTCCAGCGCCGAACAGCCGCGGCCGTCGAGATGGGCGGCCATGCCCAGAAGTGCGCCGATGGTGATGACCCCGGTGCCGCCGATGCCGGTGACGAGGATGTTGTATGGCCCGTCCAGTTCGCGCCGCGGCGGCAGCGGAAGGTCGGCGAACAGCTGGCCTGAATCGACCGCGGAGGTTTCCGCCTTCTTCAGCGTGCCGCCATGGACGGTGACGAAGCTCGGACAAAATCCCTCGACACAGGAATAGTCCTTGTTGCAGTTCGACTGGTCGATCTGCCGCTTGCGCCCGAATTCGGTGTCGAGCGGCTGCACCGACACGCAATTGGAGGTCTGCGAGCAATCGCCGCAGCCCTCGCAGACGAGATCGTTGATGAAGACCCGCTTCGGCGGATCCGGATAAAGGCCGCGCTTGCGGCGGCGGCGCTTCTCGGCAGCGCAGGTCTGGTCGTAGATCATAACGGTGAGACCCTTGACCTCGCGCAGCTCGCGCTGAACCTGATCGAGCTCGCGGCGGTGGTGCACCGTGGCGCCTTGCGGGAAGTAATCCTTGCTCGGGTATTTCGCCGGATCGTCCGAGACGACCGCGACGCGCTTGGCGCCTTCGGCCCACACCTGGTGGGCGATCTGCGAGACGGTCAGGCCGCCCTCGGCGGGCTGGCCGCCGGTCATGGCGACGGCGTCGTTGTAGAGGATCTTGTAGGTGATGCTGACGCCCGAGGCCGAAGCCGCTCGCAGCGCCAGCAGGCCCGAATGGGTGTAGGTGCCGTCGCCGAGATTCTGGAAGATGTGCGGCTCCGAGGTGAACGGCGCCTGGCCGATCCAGTTCACGCCCTCGGCGCCCATATGCGAGATGGTCGCGGTGCGGCGGCTCGGAATCGACAGCGCCATGCCGTGACAACCGATGCCGGCCATCGCGCGGCTGCCCTCCGGTACCTTGGTGGAGGTGTTGTGCGGGCAACCCGAACAGAAATAAGGCGTCCGCTGCAGCGCCAGCGGCGCGCGCACCGTCGCCGGGTGTTCGAATGCTTCGAGCCGCGCCAGCCGCTGTTCCAGAGCCGGACTTTGGTGACCGAGGCGGCGCAGGCGCGAAACCAGGGCTGCTGCGACCATGGTCGGCGTCAGCTCGCCCTCGCTCGGCAGCAGCACCGCGCCGGATTCGTCGCGCTTGCCGACCACCGATGGTCGCCTCGATGCGTCCATGTTGTAGAGAATTCGCACCAGCTGATCTTCGATGAAGCCGCGCTTTTCCTCGACCACCAGCACATCCTGCAGGCCTTCGGCAAAGCCTTTCGCGCCGTTCTCTTCGAGCGGCCAGGTCATCGCGACCTTGTAGATGCGCAACCCCAGTTCCTGGGCGTCGCGCTCGCTGATACCGAGGTCGGCCATCGCCTGCCGCAGATCCAGGTAGGCCTTGCCGGTGGCGATGATGCCGAGCCGCGCCGGCTTGCTGTCGAGCACGACGCGGTCGAGCTGGTTGGCGCGCGCAAAGGCTGCGACGGCCGCCATTTTCGCACCGTGCAGCCGCCGCTCCGCTTCGAGCGGAGGATCGGGCCATCGGATGTTCAGTCCGCCCGGCGGCATCTCGAAGTCCGTCGGCAGCACCACCTGAATGCGGGATGGATCGCTGTAGATCGAGGCCGAACTCTCGACGGTTTCCGAGATCGCCTTGAAGCCGACCCAGCAGCCGGAGAAGCGGGAAAGCGCAAAGCCGTAGGTTCCGAGATCGAGGTAGTCCTGCAGCGTCGCCGGATTGAGGATCGGCATCAGGGCTGCGGCAAAGATCTGTTCGCTCTGGTGCGCGAGCGTGGAGGATTGGCAGCCATGATCGTCGCCGGCCAGCGCCAGAACCCCGCCATGCCGCGCCGAGCCCGCCGAATTGGCGTGCTTCAGCGCGTCGGCCGAGCGATCCACGCCGGGCCCCTTGCCGTACCAGATCCCGAACACGCCATCGACCTTGGCGCCGGGAAACAGTCCTACCTGCTGGCTGCCCCAGACCGCGGTTGCCGCAAGGTCCTCGTTCAGTCCGGGGACAAAAGCGATATCGTGCGACTGCAGGAACGGTTTGGCGCGCCACAACGCGTTGTCGTACATGCCGAGCGGCGAGCCGCGATAACCGGAGATGAATCCGGCGGTGTTGAGCCCCTGGATGCGGTCGCGTT
The sequence above is drawn from the Bradyrhizobium sediminis genome and encodes:
- a CDS encoding alpha/beta fold hydrolase; the protein is MDTAPDAPQARYYQSQGLRLHYTDWGNPSAPPLILVHGGLDQSRSWDHLARALRARFHVIAPDLRGHGDSEWATGSSYSLADHVYDLRCLVKSEGLERFAIVGHSMGGMVSLAYAGAFPEQVSRLVVLDGVTNFPARKVKPIDVRIAEWVSDLDKTAQRKAHRYASVADGADRIQARNARLTREQAMHLATHALKQDADGGYCWKFDPYLRARAPYRLSLEDHIALWSRIACPTLLVSGSESFLPDPAAAGVLGHFRQAELVRIEGAAHWLQHDKPEEVLKALNGFLAAAAEPALSAGG
- a CDS encoding indolepyruvate ferredoxin oxidoreductase family protein, with translation MTLMQVGLDDKYRLEAKRIYLSGTQALVRLPMLQRERDRIQGLNTAGFISGYRGSPLGMYDNALWRAKPFLQSHDIAFVPGLNEDLAATAVWGSQQVGLFPGAKVDGVFGIWYGKGPGVDRSADALKHANSAGSARHGGVLALAGDDHGCQSSTLAHQSEQIFAAALMPILNPATLQDYLDLGTYGFALSRFSGCWVGFKAISETVESSASIYSDPSRIQVVLPTDFEMPPGGLNIRWPDPPLEAERRLHGAKMAAVAAFARANQLDRVVLDSKPARLGIIATGKAYLDLRQAMADLGISERDAQELGLRIYKVAMTWPLEENGAKGFAEGLQDVLVVEEKRGFIEDQLVRILYNMDASRRPSVVGKRDESGAVLLPSEGELTPTMVAAALVSRLRRLGHQSPALEQRLARLEAFEHPATVRAPLALQRTPYFCSGCPHNTSTKVPEGSRAMAGIGCHGMALSIPSRRTATISHMGAEGVNWIGQAPFTSEPHIFQNLGDGTYTHSGLLALRAASASGVSITYKILYNDAVAMTGGQPAEGGLTVSQIAHQVWAEGAKRVAVVSDDPAKYPSKDYFPQGATVHHRRELDQVQRELREVKGLTVMIYDQTCAAEKRRRRKRGLYPDPPKRVFINDLVCEGCGDCSQTSNCVSVQPLDTEFGRKRQIDQSNCNKDYSCVEGFCPSFVTVHGGTLKKAETSAVDSGQLFADLPLPPRRELDGPYNILVTGIGGTGVITIGALLGMAAHLDGRGCSALDFTGLSQKNGAVMSHVRIAPAPEDIATVRIASGGADLILGCDIVVSANDTALSRVERGATRAIVNADLQPTASFVMNPDIDFEMNAMQGALREAIGDRNLDILDATGIASALMGDSIATNSFLLGYAFQKGTIPLSLEAILRAIEINGAAIEMNKQAFSWGRLAAHDLARVRSVIQFRSRAAAPATRTLDETIAYRAKFLSEYQDQSYADSYLAAVARVRTAETKTAPGSSELTEAVAKNLFKLMAYKDEYEVARLYTDGSFAAKLGEKFDGDVRLKFYLAPPVFARRDKATGHLLKKEYGGWMMHAFRQLARLKFLRGTAFDPFGYTAERKTERRLIDDYLAMIEQRSANLKDEQIPLLARLARLPETIRGYGHIKEQSIGKAMAEKARLEAELENNCLAVAAE